A region of Marnyiella aurantia DNA encodes the following proteins:
- a CDS encoding TonB-dependent receptor encodes MIKIFRLTLTLLPLFSCAQISDSAQLISEVKIEAHRKPVSLIASTKSVSVAGPALLNQNPPDRLLESVNLLPGARMEERSPGSYRFAVRGSALRSPFGVRNVKIYLDDFLLTDAGGNTYLNLLDPEIISKIEVYKGPEGGEFGSVTGGTVQLSTQRASGKSVAFSGGEFQNYKGSLRLADEAGKHTYQLFTGYQSTQSYREQSALERRIVYLTDRFQYSDKGNLGFMFLNSDLHYETPGGLTFEQKQANRRQARPGTAVMPGALSQQAGIYNRMVLGGISHRYRITPAFSHFISVQGSYTDFRNPFITNYEQRYERNLAFRTHFNFETATSNSFFQTRVGAEGGSNRSVIRNFDNDAGIPGAPQNFDDISAESGFIYLSQKAEFSDRLFLDASVSLNITRYRWEGIFPNHISAVRQLDTEVLPSLGISYVLMPGWSVRAKISKGNSAPTIEELRSSTQRFNTDLAAEYGWNRELGIRKQFGNSLFLEVSLFDFRLKDAIVRRQTDGGQEYFLNAGSTVQQGLETVLETKPFQLDTQLLKSVKFWLSGSFYDFRFKDFKQNENDYSGNRLTGVPMQTVQSLVSLKLWHYIGIDWAHYYTSEIALNDSNTVVSEPSLVSNITLSFPWSTSFFKADLNFTVMNLYNSEYSLGHDINAFGSRFYNPAAKRNISAGIRFRF; translated from the coding sequence ATGATAAAAATTTTCCGCCTTACGCTTACTTTGCTACCCCTCTTTTCATGCGCCCAGATAAGCGATTCTGCACAATTAATATCAGAAGTTAAGATTGAGGCACACCGTAAACCTGTGTCTCTTATTGCATCAACAAAATCTGTCTCAGTTGCCGGACCGGCTTTATTAAATCAAAATCCACCGGACAGACTGTTGGAGTCGGTTAATCTGCTTCCGGGAGCACGCATGGAAGAACGATCACCCGGAAGTTACCGTTTTGCTGTCCGTGGAAGCGCTTTGAGGTCTCCTTTTGGTGTACGCAACGTAAAGATCTATCTGGACGATTTTCTGCTTACAGATGCCGGCGGCAATACCTATCTTAATCTTCTTGATCCAGAAATAATCAGCAAAATTGAAGTCTATAAAGGCCCTGAAGGTGGTGAATTTGGTTCGGTCACTGGTGGCACAGTTCAGTTGAGTACACAGAGAGCAAGCGGTAAAAGTGTGGCCTTTTCCGGTGGTGAATTTCAAAATTATAAAGGCAGTCTGAGGCTTGCTGATGAAGCCGGGAAACATACGTATCAGCTTTTTACCGGCTACCAGAGCACTCAGTCCTACCGCGAGCAGTCGGCACTGGAAAGAAGGATAGTTTATCTTACGGACCGGTTTCAGTATTCAGACAAAGGAAATTTAGGGTTCATGTTCCTTAACTCAGATCTTCATTACGAAACTCCAGGTGGGCTTACATTTGAACAGAAGCAGGCAAACCGGCGGCAGGCCAGACCCGGTACCGCCGTTATGCCCGGAGCATTGTCTCAGCAGGCCGGAATCTATAATAGAATGGTTTTAGGGGGCATCTCGCACCGTTACAGAATTACGCCAGCCTTCAGCCATTTCATATCGGTTCAGGGCAGCTATACTGACTTCAGGAATCCTTTCATCACCAATTATGAGCAGCGTTACGAACGTAATCTGGCCTTCCGGACCCATTTTAATTTTGAAACAGCCACTTCAAACAGTTTTTTTCAGACACGTGTAGGTGCAGAAGGTGGTAGCAACAGATCAGTAATCCGGAATTTTGATAATGATGCCGGAATTCCCGGTGCTCCTCAAAACTTTGATGATATCTCCGCCGAAAGCGGTTTTATCTATCTAAGTCAGAAGGCTGAATTTTCTGACCGACTTTTTTTGGACGCTTCTGTTAGTCTCAACATAACCAGATACCGTTGGGAAGGAATCTTTCCAAACCATATTTCCGCCGTGAGACAACTGGATACAGAAGTTCTGCCAAGTCTCGGAATTTCTTACGTTCTGATGCCCGGCTGGTCCGTTCGGGCTAAGATCAGTAAAGGCAACTCTGCACCGACAATAGAAGAGTTACGGTCATCCACACAACGGTTTAACACGGATTTGGCAGCAGAATACGGCTGGAACCGTGAGCTTGGAATTCGGAAGCAGTTTGGTAACAGTCTCTTCCTGGAAGTAAGTCTTTTTGATTTCCGCCTGAAAGATGCCATTGTCCGCCGCCAGACCGACGGTGGGCAGGAATATTTCCTAAACGCGGGATCCACCGTTCAGCAGGGGCTGGAAACGGTGTTGGAGACGAAACCGTTTCAACTGGATACTCAACTTTTAAAGTCCGTTAAGTTTTGGCTGTCCGGCAGTTTCTATGATTTCAGATTTAAGGATTTCAAACAGAATGAAAATGATTATTCCGGGAACAGACTTACCGGTGTTCCCATGCAAACTGTCCAAAGCCTTGTTTCATTAAAATTATGGCATTATATAGGAATCGACTGGGCACACTACTACACTTCTGAAATTGCACTGAATGACAGTAATACGGTTGTTTCCGAACCCTCTCTGGTATCAAATATCACTCTTAGTTTTCCGTGGAGTACATCCTTTTTCAAGGCAGATCTTAACTTTACTGTTATGAACTTATATAACAGTGAGTACAGTTTAGGGCACGATATCAATGCTTTTGGCAGCCGTTTTTATAATCCTGCTGCAAAGAGGAATATTTCAGCCGGCATCCGCTTCCGTTTCTGA